In one Pseudomonas sp. SCA2728.1_7 genomic region, the following are encoded:
- the tssI gene encoding type VI secretion system tip protein TssI/VgrG, with product MPRQSDLRFTFEPLKGDPFEVVSFTLQEGLSQPFKLELELASHNAAIDFNRVLDLAGLFTICRGETAVRYVHGLVSLFSQGDTGFRRTRYTAVVEPTLARFNLRSNWRIFQAQTVPDIITSVLTEQKLTDLRSEICFEHQPREYCVQAGETDLDFIARLAAEEGLLYTFEHRADGHTLVLTDRVGGLGTIGTHTDCPVIYQPMGGGDSTEPALTRFHYTEQVRTAVQVQRDYTFTHPRYNQQHTASGDQDLNNQHKDYERYDYPGRYKRDIAGKPFTKTRLAALRNDAKLAHLKGDDARLQPGLAFDLSDHPREDFNDRWRTIAITHEGKQHASLEEESFGSAHGTYYEMTATAIRWTSDWKAPLRNKPCIDGPQIATVVGPPGEEIYCDEWGRVKVQFPWDRSDKNNDQSSCWIRVAQGWAGATWGAMAIPRVGQELIISYLDGDPDQPIATGRAYRQTNLPPYELPKHKTRMTIKSRTHKGAGFNELRFEDEVGQQEVFIHAERDKNVHVKNDNGVFVGNDRKKEIGNDEHVLIGNDQCHEIGRDHTLSTARDHEATIGRDRSERVGNNRYDTTTADHQSKVGGHCEQTISGQHRLTAGQGMHQATTVYQLNASERVVFQGPGGSLTLDAQGIHLNGVAITLRGPVTATAPGNGQALTLQLQPGAGQTCVEKNR from the coding sequence ATTGACTTCAATCGCGTGCTCGATCTGGCCGGGCTGTTCACGATCTGTCGCGGCGAAACTGCGGTGCGTTACGTCCACGGTCTGGTCAGCCTGTTCAGCCAGGGCGACACCGGCTTTCGCCGCACCCGCTACACCGCCGTAGTCGAGCCGACCCTGGCGCGTTTCAACCTGCGTTCCAACTGGCGCATCTTCCAGGCCCAAACCGTGCCCGACATCATCACCAGCGTGCTGACCGAGCAGAAGCTGACCGACCTGCGCAGCGAAATCTGCTTCGAGCACCAACCCCGCGAATACTGCGTGCAGGCCGGCGAAACCGACCTCGATTTCATCGCCCGCCTCGCCGCCGAGGAAGGCCTGCTCTACACCTTCGAACACCGCGCCGACGGCCACACCCTCGTTCTCACCGACCGCGTCGGCGGGCTCGGCACCATCGGCACCCACACCGATTGCCCGGTGATCTACCAACCCATGGGGGGCGGCGACTCCACGGAGCCGGCGTTGACCCGTTTCCACTACACCGAACAAGTGCGCACGGCGGTGCAGGTGCAGCGCGACTACACCTTCACCCACCCTCGCTATAACCAGCAGCACACCGCGAGCGGTGATCAGGATCTGAACAACCAGCATAAGGATTACGAACGCTACGACTATCCCGGCCGCTACAAGCGCGACATCGCCGGAAAGCCCTTCACCAAGACCCGGCTGGCTGCGCTGCGCAACGACGCCAAACTCGCGCATCTCAAAGGTGACGATGCGCGTTTGCAACCGGGATTGGCGTTCGATCTCAGCGACCACCCGCGCGAGGACTTCAACGATCGCTGGCGCACCATCGCCATCACCCACGAAGGCAAACAACACGCCAGCCTGGAGGAGGAATCGTTCGGCAGCGCACACGGCACGTACTACGAAATGACGGCCACAGCCATCCGCTGGACTTCAGACTGGAAAGCGCCGTTGCGGAACAAACCGTGCATCGACGGCCCGCAGATCGCCACGGTGGTCGGGCCTCCGGGGGAAGAGATTTATTGCGATGAATGGGGCCGAGTCAAGGTGCAGTTCCCGTGGGACCGTTCGGATAAAAACAACGACCAGAGCTCCTGTTGGATTCGTGTGGCGCAAGGCTGGGCCGGGGCGACCTGGGGCGCCATGGCGATACCTCGAGTCGGACAGGAACTGATCATCAGCTATCTCGACGGCGACCCGGATCAACCGATTGCCACCGGGCGTGCATATCGGCAAACCAACTTGCCGCCGTATGAACTACCGAAACACAAAACCCGGATGACCATCAAAAGCCGCACTCATAAGGGGGCAGGTTTCAATGAGCTGCGGTTTGAAGATGAGGTGGGGCAGCAGGAGGTGTTTATTCATGCGGAGAGGGACAAGAACGTTCATGTCAAAAACGACAATGGGGTGTTTGTTGGCAATGATCGTAAAAAAGAGATTGGGAACGATGAGCATGTTTTGATCGGTAATGATCAATGCCATGAAATTGGTCGGGATCATACTCTGTCCACTGCACGTGATCATGAAGCCACTATCGGTCGGGATCGCAGTGAGCGTGTCGGCAATAATCGCTATGACACCACAACAGCCGATCACCAAAGCAAAGTGGGCGGTCACTGCGAGCAAACGATCTCTGGACAACATCGCCTGACTGCCGGCCAAGGTATGCACCAGGCCACCACCGTCTATCAACTGAATGCCAGTGAGCGCGTGGTCTTTCAGGGCCCCGGGGGGAGCCTGACGCTGGACGCGCAAGGCATTCATCTCAATGGCGTGGCGATAACTTTACGTGGTCCGGTCACCGCGACAGCTCCAGGCAACGGCCAGGCGCTGACGCTGCAGTTACAGCCCGGGGCGGGCCAGACGTGCGTGGAGAAAAACCGATGA